Below is a window of Burkholderia cepacia DNA.
ACGAATGACGACGAGATGGAATCGTTCCAGCATGGATTTCGCTCGCGCAACAGACACATGAACAACGTTAATGGATGAATGAAATAATGCCATTTTATTTCATGGTTTGAAATCCCTATGATGGCTGCCGGATCTTCAATTTTTCTCTGGACGGCAGCTTCATGGTTACGACACACAACCTCGGTTTTCCGCGCATCGGCGCGAAGCGCGAACTCAAGTTCGGTCTCGAACGCTACTGGAAGGAAGAGTCGTCGCGTGACGCGCTGAAGGCGCTCGGCGCCGAGCTGCGCCGGCGCCACTGGCACGACCAGCGCGACCTGGACCTGGCGCCGATCGGCGATTTCGCGTTCTACGACCAGGTGCTCGACATGAGCTTCACGCTCGGCAACCTGCCGAAGCGCGTGCAGGATTTCCATGGCGACGCGCTCGACAACTATTTCCGCGTCGCGCGCGGCCGTTCGGCGCAGTCGGCGGAAGAACACGCGGCATGCTGCGGCGGTGTCGCGGCCGGTGAAATGACGAAGTGGTTCGACACGAACTACCACTACATCGTGCCGGAGTTTCACGCGGACACGAACTTCTCGCTCGATCCGTCGCGCCTGCTGCAGCAACTCGCCGAGGCGAATGCGCAGGGCGTGAACGCGAAGCCGGTGATCCTCGGCCCCGTCACGTACCTGTGGCTCGGCAAGGCGAAGGACGATTCCGATCGCCTCGCGCTGCTGCCCAAGCTGCTGCCCGTGTACGGCGCGCTGCTCGACACGCTGACCGCGCAGGGTGTCGAATGGGTGCAGATCGACGAACCGATCCTCGTGACGGAGCTCGATGCCGAATGGCGTCAGGCATTCCGCACCGCGTATGCGGCGCTGGAAACGCGTCGCATCAAGCTGCTGCTCGCCACGTACTTCGGCCAGCTTCAGGACAACCTGACGCTCGCGGCTTCGCTGCCGGTCGACGGCCTGCATGTCGATGCGATCAACGCACGCGACGAAATCGACGCACTGGTGCGTGAACTGCCGGCCGAGCGCGTGCTGTCGGTGGGCGCGATCAACGGCCGCAACATCTGGAAGACGGATCTGAACGCGACGCTCGACTGGCTCGAACCGCTCGCGAAGCAACTGGGTGATCGCTTGTGGCTCGCGCCGTCGTGCTCGCTGCTGCACGTGCCGGTCGATCTCGCGAGCGAGGAGAAGCTCGATGCGGAAATCCGCTCGTGGCTCGCGTTCGCGCTACAGAAGCTCGACGAGCTGAAGGTGCTCGCGACCGCGCTGAACGAAGGCCGCGACAAGGTGGCCGAGGCGCTCGCTGCGAACGCTGCCGCGATCGACTCGCGCCGTCGCTCGCCGCGCGTGAACAACCCGGCGGTGAAGGCCGCGATCGCGCGCATCGACGCGCAGCTCGGCAATCGCGTGAGCGCCTACGCGGAGCGTGCGTCGAAGCAGTCGGCGCGACTGAAGCTGCCGGCTTTCCCGACGACAACGATCGGCTCGTTCCCGCAGACCGCCGAAATCCGCCAGGCGCGCAGCCAGTTCAAGGCCGGCGCGCTGGACGAGGGCGGCTACCGCGCGGCGATGCAGGCCGAAATCGAGCGCAGCGTGCGCGAACAGGAATCGCTCGAACTCGACGTGCTCGTGCACGGCGAAGCCGAGCGCAACGACATGGTCGAATACTTCGGCGAGCAGCTCGACGGCTACGCATTCAGCCAGTTCGGCTGGGTGCAGTCGTACGGTTCGCGCTGCGTGAAGCCGCCGATCCTGTTCGGCGACATCAGCCGCCCGAAGGCGATGACGGTCGAATGGATCACCTACGCGCAGTCGCTGACGAACAAGCCGATGAAGGGCATGCTGACCGGCCCCGTGACGATCCTGAACTGGTCGTTCGTGCGCGACGACCAGCCGCGCTCGGTGTCGTGCTACCAGCTCGCGCTGGCGATCCGCGAGGAGGTGCTCGATCTCGAGAAGGCCGGTGTGCGCGTGATCCAGATCGACGAGGCCGCGCTGCGCGAAGGGCTGCCGCTGCGCCGCGCGCAATGGGGCGAGTACCTGAAGTGGGCGGTCGAATCGTTCCGCATCACCGCGAACGGCGTGCAAGACGACACGCAGATCCATACGCACATGTGCTATTCGGAGTTCAACGACATCATCGCGTCGATCGCCGACATGGACGCGGACGTGATCACGATCGAGACGTCGCGCTCGGACATGGAGCTGCTCGACGCGTTCGACAGCTTCAGGTATCCGAACGAGATCGGGCCGGGCGTGTACGACATCCATTCGCCGAACATCCCGACGCAGGATCACATCGTCGGCCTGATGAGGAAGGCGGCGGAACGGATTCCGGCCGAGCGCTTGTGGGTGAATCCGGACTGTGGCCTGAAGACGCGCCAGTGGGCGGAGGTGATCCCGGCGTTGACGAACATGGTTGCTGCAGCGAAGACGCTGCGCAACCAGGTGCATTGACGCGGGCAACGCGGGCCGGTCGTATTGCGCGCACCGCGGCTCGCGCAACGCGATGCCTGCCTTGGCGCTCGGACTTCCGTACGGGCAAATGAAAAAGGGCAGCGCGGTGCGCTGCCCTTGCTTGCGATGACCGGGCAGGCGGGTGAAGCTGCCTGCGCCGGTGCACGGGTGTTACACGGTGCGTGCGCCGCGCGGCAGCGCGTCGTCCTGCTTGCGGGGCGCACCGGCATCGTCGATGCTGACGCGGCGCGAGATCAGCCACACACACAGCGACGACACCACGGCGGCACTCGTGTACTGGATCGCGAGCGGCCACCATTGCGGCGCAGTGTTCTGCGCGATGATGGTCGCCACCAGCGGCGTGAGGCCACCGGCGAGCGCACCGCACACCTGGTACGCGATCGAGATCGCCGTATAGCGGATGCGTGCGACGAAGATGCCGCTGACGAAGCCCGCGACGACCGAGTAGTAGCCCGATTCCGCGAGCGTCGCGAGGCCGACGCCGACCGTGATCGACAGCGGCGTGCCCATGTGCACGAGCGGCAGCATCAGGAACGGGACGATCGCGGCCCATGCGCCGGTAATCAGCAGCACGCGCGTGGTGCCGAAGCGCTGCGCGAGGAACGCGGCCGCGAGCTGCACGACGAACTGCAGCACCGCGACGATCGTCATGCAATGCAGCACCATCGACCGGTCGAGCGACAGGAATTGCGTCGCATAACTGATCATGAAGATGTTGCTGAAATACACGCCGGCGATGCCGTACACGTTCGCACCGATCGCGAGCAGCAGCAGCGGCCAATACTTGAGCGCTTCACGCAACGGTTTTTGCGCGATGTTGCCGCTCTTCTTGACTTCCTCGAACTCGGGCGACTCGGACACGCTCGCGCGGATCACGAAGCCGACGATCAGCAGTACGGAACTGGCGAGGAACGGCACGCGCCAGCCCCAGCTCATCATGTCGTCCTTCGACAGCGTGCTGATCGCGCCGAACGCGAGCATCGACAGGATCAGGCCGCTTGCGCTGCCAAGCTGCGCGAACGACGCGAAGAACGTGCGCTTGCCTTCGGGCGCATGCTCGCCGGCGAGCAGCACCGCGCCGCCCCATTCACCGCCGACCGCGATACCTTGCAGCACGCGCATCAGCACCAGCAGGATCGGTGCGATCACGCCGGCTTGCGCATGGGTTGGCAGCAGGCCGATCGCGACGGTCGACACGGCCATCAGCATCAGCGTCGCGAGCAGCGAGCGCTTGCGGCCGAAGCGGTCACCGAGATAGCCGAACATCACGCCGCCGAGCGGCCGCGCGAAGAAGCCGACCGCGAACGAGCCGAACGACGCGAGCAGGCTGATGAAGCGGTTTTCGCCGGGAAAGAACAGCGGCCCGAACACGATGGCGGCGGCGGTCGCGTAGCTATAGAAGTCGTACCACTCGATCGTGGTGCCGACGAACGAAGCGAGCGCCGCCCGCTTCGGTTGCTTGACGGAAGTCCCCATCTTTATGTGTGCTCCTCTGGAATCCTTTGATTTGGAATAGTGGTGGTGCCGGGATCAGTCGCGGTACGCGACGCCCGGCAGCACGCACAGCAGCTCGTACGCGAGGTTCGCGCCGAGCAGCGCGGTGGTGCCGAACGGGTCGTACGGCGGCGCGACTTCGACGAGATCGCAGCCGACGATGTTCAACCCCTTCGCGCCGCGGATGATCTCGAGCGCCTGCGGCACCGTGAGGCCCGCGATTTCCGGCGTGCCGGTGCCCGGTGCGTAGGCCGGGTCGATGCCGTCGATGTCGAAGCTGATGTAGACGGGCGTATCGCCGACGCGTGCGCGCACTTCTTCCATCAGAGGCGCAAGCGACTTGTTCCAGCATTCCTCGGCCTGGACGACGCGGAAGCCCTGCTCGCGGCACCAGTCGAAATCCTCGGCCGCGTAGCCGGTGCCGCGCAGGCCGATCTGCGTGACCTTGTCGCCGTGCAGCAGGCCTTCCTCGACCGCGCGGCGGAACGGCGTGCCGTGCGCGATCTTTTCACCCATCATCGTGTCGTTCACGTCGGCGTGTGCATCGACGTGGATCAATGCAACCTTGCCGTGCTTGCGGTGGATCGCGCGCAGGATCGGCAGCGCGATCGTATGGTCGCCGCCGAGCGTGATCGGCTTGCAATCGTGTTCGAGGATCGCGTCGTACGCGGCTTCGATGCGCGCGATCGAATCGTGCAGGTTGTACGGGTTGATCGCGACATCGCCGATATCGGCGATCTGCAGCGAATCGAAGGGCGCTGCGCGCGTGGCCATGTTGTACGGACGCAGCAGCACGGATTCGGTGCGGATCTGGCGCGGGCCGAAGCGTGCGCCGGTGCGGTTGGACGTGCCGAGATCGAACGGCACGCCGACGAAACAGGCGTCGAGGCCTTCGGCGCTCGCCACGTGCGGCAGGCGCATCATGGTGGCGATGCCGCCGCAGCGCGGCATTTCATTGCCGCCGAGCGGCTGGAAATGGGTGTGGTCGTTCATGGGCTGTCTCTTCCGATGTGGGGTTGCCGTATCATGCGACGCGGCTTGGCGCACAGTTTTACGCGCTCCGCCGGGAAAGAAGAATGCGAAGATATCGACGTAAACATCGATTTTCATCGATGTATGGAAGGGGATGAACGTGCTGGGGAATCTGTCGACCCTCGATCTGCGGCTGATCCGCGTGTTTCTCGCGGTCACGGACGCGGGCGGTGTATCGGCCGCGCAGGCCGTGCTGAACGTCGGGCAGTCGACAATCAGCGCGCAACTGTCGTCGCTCGAGACGCGGCTCGGCTACCGGCTCTGCGAGCGCGGCCGCAGCGGCTTCCGGCTTACGCCGAAGGGCGAACGGTTCCACGCGATGAGCCGCAAGCTGCTCGCGGCGCTCGACGAATTCGGGATGGCCGCGCGGCACATGGACCGCCAGCTGGTCGGCACGCTGAACATCGGCCTGATCGGCCATACGCCGGTGAGCCAGAACGCGCGGATCGCCGAGGCGATCGCCGCGTTCCGCACGCGCGACGAAGCCGTACGTTTCTCGATTTCAGTGCGCGCGCCCGGCGATCTCGAGGAGAAACTGCTGAGCGACGAGATCCAGATCGCGGTTGGCTACTTCTGGCACCGCGTGCCGTCGCTGCACTACACGCCGCTGTTCATCGAGCGTCAGGTCGCGTATTGCGGCCGCGGCCATCCGCTGTTCGACGGCGCCGGCATGCTGACGCCGGCCGACGTCGCGGGTTTCGAATGGGCGTGGCGCTCGTATCCGCTACCGGAGGCGCAACTGTCGACGACGCCCGACCGCGTGACCGCGACCGCCGACAACATGGAGGCCGTCGCGCTGCTGATCTTGTCCGGCCACCATCTCGGCTACCTGCCGCAGCACTTCGCGGCGCCGTACGTCGCGCAGGGATTGCTCGCGCCGCTCAATCCCGATGAACTGCGCTACGACGTGACGTTCCACATGGTCGTCGCGCGCAACGGACGCGGGAATCCGCTCGTGGAAGCGTTTCTCGAGGATCTGGAGCGCGCGCACCAGTCACCCGACGTCGCATGAGGGCGGCGTTGCCGCCAATGTGAACAAGCGTTACACCGGAGCAGGTCGTCGCCCCGGTGCGTATCACGGCACCGGCAAGCCCGCGTCGTGCTTCACCTCGCGCAGCGACAGCGCCGATTCGATCGACGTCACACCCGGCAGCATCCGCAGCGAGTCGCGCAGGAACGTGCCGTAGTCGTCGAGGTCGCGCGCGACCACCTGCAGCAGGTAGTCGGCGGTGCCCGCGACGTTGTGGCACGCGAGGATCCGCTCGATGCCGAGCACTTCCCGTTCGAACCGGTCGGCGACCTTGCGGTCGTGCGTGGCGAACCGCACGAGCACGAACGCGACGACGCCGAAGCCGAGCGCCTGCCGTGACAGCTGCGCGCGGTAGCGCTCGATGTAGCCGTCGCTTTCGAGCCGTTTGAGGCGCCGCGCACAGGGCGTCTCGGACAAGCCGACAGATTCGGCGAGACGCGCGATCGGCAGGCGGCCGTCGCGCTGCACCGCAGCGAGGATCGCGCGGTCGGTTTTGTCGAGCTCGGTCATGTTGGCGGAATCCTTGTGTCGATTCCGTGATTGTGGCGGATTCCCCTATGGATCGCCAATTCCGAGCCAAAGATGGCCAATAATCCCTCGTCTTTCAGCGGCAACATATCGTCATTGAAGGACGGGGGCAGACCATGATTTCCACGCATTTGCTGTTGATTTATCTCGCCGCGCTGGCGGCCATCTATGCGGTGCCGGGGCCTGATATGGCGCTCGTGCTGCAGACCAGCATCGGCCGTGGCGTGCGGCCGGGCATGGCGGCGGCGGCCGGCCTGTCGCTCGCACGCACCGCGCACGTGACGCTGTCGGCGTGTGGCGTCGCGGCGCTGATCCGCAGCGCGCCGTGGCTGTACGAGGTGATCCGCTACGGCGGCGCGCTGTATCTCGCCTATGTCGCGATCCAGGTGTTCCGCTCGCCGGTGTTCGCGCTCGGCGACGGCGACACGGCGGCGACGGCCGGCGAACTGCGTCAGTCGTTCGTGAAGGGGCTGCTGACGAACCTGCTGAACCCGAAGGCACTGCTGTTCTGCTCGGTGCTGCTGCCGCAGTTCGTGCGTCCCGAGGCCGGGCCGGTCGTCTGGCAGATGTTCGAGCTGGGCGCGCTGCTGGTCGCGGCCGGCGTGTGCTTCGACCTCGCGTGCGTGTTCGGTGCGTCGCGCATCGCGGCGTGGATGCGTGCGCATCCGCTCGCGCAGACCGTGCAGCGCTGGACGTTTTCGGCGGCGCTGATCGGTTTCGCGCTGCGCCTGTCGATGGACTGAACGGGGTTCTTGCACCGTTGGCGCGTCGGTCGACAGCCGCGCGGCAACGATGCGCCGATCGCCGCAGGCCGTGCGCCATGCCGGCCGTCACGCGCATGCCTTGCTGCAGAAGGGCGTGCGCGCAAATCGTCTGACTGTTCTAAACTTCCTTCACCTTCGCGCGATCGCGAACCGACTGACCGAACGGAACCGACTTCCGCCGGCTATGTCCGATTTCCTGGCTGTTCCGTGCAACGCGGTACCAAGGAGGGTCTGAACATGGCAAGGCATCTTCACGCCGACCGTGAACCCCGAATCGTCGCCGAGTCCAAGTGCCTCGGCCCGTGCGATCCGGCAGAACGCATCCACGTCACGATCATGTTGCGGCGGCAGGAAGAAGGGCAACTTGATACGTTGGTCCACCAGCTCGCCACCGGCGACACACAGGCGAAACCGCTGTCACGCGAAGCATTCGCGCAGCGTTTTTCCGCCAATCCCGACGACATCCGCAAGACCGAGGACTTCGCGCGTCATCACCAGCTCACGGTCGATCGCGTCGATCCGGTCGAGAGTGTCGTCGTGCTGTCGGGCACGATCAAGCAGTTCGAAGCCGCATTCGGCGTCACGCTCGAGCGTTTCGAGCATCGGTCGATCGGCCAGTATCGCGGCCGCTCGGGCCCGATCGCGCTACCCGACGATCTCGGCGATGCCGTCACGGCCGTGCTCGGCCTCGACAGCCGCCCGCAGGCGCGGCCGCATTTCCGGCTGCGTCCGCCGTTCCGGCCCGCGCGTGGCGGCGCGGCGGGCGTCACATTCACGCCGGTCCAGCTGGCGTCGCTGTACGGCTTTCCGGCCGGCGACGGCGCCGGCCAATGCATCGCGATCGTCGAACTCGGCGGCGGCTATCGCGCGGCCGATATCCAGCAGTACTTCCGCGGGCTCGGGATCACGACGCCGCCGACGCTCGTCGACGTGAACGTCGGGACCGGCCGCAACACGCCGACTGGCGACCCTAACGGCCCGGACGGCGAAGTCGCGCTCGACATCGAGATCGCCGGTGCGATCGCGCCGGCCGCGAAGATCGCCGTCTACTTCGCATCGAACAGCGACGCGGGCTTCATCCAGGCCGTCAACGCGGCCGTCAGCGACACGACCAACAAGCCGTCGGTGATCTCGATCAGTTGGGGCGGTGCGGAAGCGACCTGGCAGGCGCAGTCGGCGCAGGCGTTCAACCGCGTGCTGCAGGCGGCCGCCGCGCAGGGCGTTACCGTGTGCGCGGCGTCCGGCGACAGCGGTTCGGGCGACGGGCTGCAGGACGGCGCCGATCACGTCGACTTCCCCGCATCGAGCCCGTACGTGCTCGGCTGCGGCGGCACGCAGCTCGACGCGCTGCCGGGGCAGGGCATCCGCAGCGAGGTCACGTGGAACGACGAGGCTGCTGGCGGTGGCGCGGGCGGCGGCGGTGTCAGCACGCTGTTCGACGTGCCGGCGTGGCAGCAGGGGCTCGCCGTCACGCTTGCCGACGGCAGCCGCACGCCGCTCGCGAAACGCGGCGTGCCCGACGTGGCCGGCGATGCGTCGCCGCAGACGGGTTACGAGGTATCGGTCGCCGGCACGGCTACCGTGATGGGCGGCACGAGCGCGGTCGCACCGCTGTGGGCCGCGCTGATCGCACGGATCAATGCGGCGGCCGGCGCATCGGCCGGCTGGATCAATCCGGTGCTGTACAAGAATCCGGGCGCACTGCGCGACATCACGAAAGGATCGAACGGCACCTATGCGGCCGCTTCGGGCTGGGATGCGTGCACCGGCCTCGGCAGCCCGAACGGCACGCAACTCGCCGCGATCCTCGCGCGCAAGCCGTCGAGCTGACGCGCGGGCACACGCCTTTCCGTTCGACGCGGGTGTCCTGCCCGCGTCTTTTTTCACCTCCAGGAGCAGCACGATGGGCATCGATTCCGCATCTTCCGGCGGCGTGTATCCGCTGCATCACGGCGACCACAATTCACACGGCGTGCCGCCGACCATCAACCCGGTCGCGCTGAGCCACGGCCGCGACCAGCCGTTCTTCGACCCGGTCGCGTACGGCAACGGCCCCGACGACTCGGTGACCGATACGACCGAGGCGGCCGCGATCACGCATCACACGATCCTGATCGACGACAAGCGCATCGCGTACACGGCGACGGCCGGCCACCTCGTGACGGTCGACCCGAGCAGTTCGCAGCCGGCCGCGAAGATCTTCTATGTCGCTTTCACGGCCGACGGCGCGACCGAGGAAACGCGCCCGGTGACGTTCTTCTATAACGGCGGGCCCGGCTCGTCGTCGGTATTCGTGCTGTTGGGCTCGTTCGCGCCGAAGCGCATCAAGACGTCGATGCCGGGTTTCACGCCGCCCGCGCCGTACCAGATGGAAGACAACCCGGACAGCATGATCGACCACAGCGATCTCGTGTTCATCAACCCCGTGGGCACCGGTTATTCGGCGGCCGTCGCGCCGAACAAGAACCGCAACTTCTGGGGCGTCGACCAGGATGCGGATTCGCTGAAGCAGTTCATCAAGCGCTACCTGACGAAGAACAACCGCTGGAACTCGCCGAAATACCTGTTCGGCGAATCGTACGGCACCGCGCGCAGCTGCGTGCTCGCGTACAAGCTGCACGAGGACGGTGTCGACCTGAACGGGGTCACGCTGCAATCGTCGATCCTCGATTACCGGCAGGCCGGCAACCCGGTCGGTGCGTTGCCGACCGCCGCGGCCGACGCGTGGTATCACAAGAAGCTCGGCATCACGCCGGCGCCGACCGATCTCGGCGCATTCGTCGAGGAAGTCGCGCAGTTCTCGCGCACCGATTACCTGAACGCGCTGCGCACGGTGCCGCATGCGGACCCGGCCGCCGTGCAGAAACTGTCGCAATACACGGGCATCGACACGGCGACGCTGCAATCGTGGAGTCTCAACATCGCGGGTTACGACACGCGCGGCAATTCGCTGTTCCTGACGACGCTGCTGCATGCGCAAGGGCTCGCGCTCGGCTCGTACGACGGCCGCGTGACCGGGATCTCGTCGGGCATCGCCGGCAAGATCGACCCGAACTCGGGCGGCAACGATCCGACGATGACGGCCGTGACGGGCGTCTATACGGCGATGTGGAACAGCTACCTGAACGAGCAGCTGAAGTTCACGTCGAACTCCGCGTTCACCGACCTGAACGACCAGGCGTTCCAGAACTGGGATTTCAGCCACATCGACCCGACTGGCGCGCAGCAGGGCATCGATGCGCAGGGGAACGTGATTCTCTACACGGCCGGCGATCTCGCGGCGGTGATGGCGTTGAACGTCGATCTGAAGGTGTTGTCGGCGAACGGTTTCTACGATTTCGTCACGCCGTTCTACCAGACCGTGATCGACCTGCAGCAGATGCCGCTCGAGGATCAGCAGGTGCGGCAGAACCTGTCCGCGCGCTTCTATCCGTCGGGGCACATGGTGTATCTCGACGGCGGCTCGCGCACCGCGCTCAAGCGCGATCTCGCGACGATGTACGACGCGACGGTCAGCAATACGGGTGCGCGGATGCGGATTCGCGCGCTGCAGGCGAAGAAGACGGGCGGGCACGCATAGCGGTGCCGGTCGATGATGTGCCGCGCGCAGCCTTTGCGGCTCGCGCGGCAGCGTCCGGGCCCGGGTGGCCGGCTTACGCGGCCGGCCAGTCGAACATCGTGTACGGCAGCGCGCGCTTGTGGCGCGAACCTTCGTGGAAGCGCAGCACGGTATCGTACACGTGGTCGCTGACCGCCTTGCCTTCGAGGAAATCGTCGATCTCGTCGTAGCTCACGCCGTATGCGTGCTCGTCGGGGCGCAGCGGGCGCAGTTCCTCGAGGTCGGCCGTCGGCACCTTCATCACGATCAGCTCCTCGCCGCCGAGCGCACGCGCGACCGCGCGTACGCGGCGCTTGTTCAGGCCCGCGAGCGGCAGGATGTCCGCGCCGCCGTCGCCGAACTTCGTGAAGAAACCCATCAGCGATTCGGCGGCGTGATCGGTGCCGATCACGATGCCGCGCTGCGCGCCGGCCACCGCGTACTGCGCGATCATGCGCTCGCGCGCCTTGATGTTGCCGTGCACGAAATCCTGCTGCGCGGGTGTTTCGAATACGTGGCCGGCTGCGGCCAGCGAGCCGAGCATCGCATCGGCGGCCGGCTTCACGTCGACCGTCAGCACCTCGTCCGCGCGGACGAACGCGAGCGCGCGCTGCGCATCGGCTTCGTCGTTCTGCACGCCGTTCGGCAAGCGCATGGCGATGAAGCGCGCATCGTAGCCGTCGGCGCGCAGGCGCTCGACCGACAGTTGCGCGAGCCGGCCGGCCGTCGACGAATCGACGCCGCCGCTGATGCCGAGCACGTAGGTCCGCAGGCCGGTTGAACGAAGGTACTGCGCGAGGAACTCGACGCGGCGGGCGATCTCGGCCTCGGCGTCGAAGTGCGGGGCGACGTTCAGTTCGGCAATGATCGCGCGTTGGCGGCTGGCGTAATCGGCGGATGTCATGAAGGAAGTTCCGGAACGAAATGCAAGGCGCCCATCATAAGCGCAATCGCGGCGCGCCGCCGCGCCGGGCGTGCGTTCCGGCGATTTCGCGTTGCTTCGGCGAGACGCGCTGCATCGCCGTGGTGCACGGTGCGCCGGGCGGGTGCAGGATGCCTCGCGACGGGCATCCGTGCGCAGGGTGTCGATGCGAACGAAGACCCGATGACCGCCGTCAGCGCCGCGCGAGCACGACGCCCACCAGCGCGAGCGCGAAGCCGGCGAGCTGGATCGCCGCGAGCGTTTCGCCGAACAGCCAGTAGCCCTGCAGCGCGGCCAGCGGCGGCGCGAGGAACAGCAGCGACGTCGCGCGCGCTGCATTGCCGCGGCGCAGCATCCACATCAGCATCGTGACCGCGCCGCCGGACAGGAACACGACGCCCCACACGAGCGACACCCACAGTGCCGGCGCGCCGATCCAGCGTGTTTCATGAAGCAGCGCGACGAAGACGGCCGCGACGATCGCCGCGCCGAAGTTCTGCACGGCAACCGCCGTGCGCAGGTCGCTCTGCGCGAGCTTGCCTTTCTGGTACAGCGAGCCGGCCGTGATCGATCCGACCGCCAGCACCGACACGGCGACGACGAGCCAGGCGGGCGCCGCGCCCGGCGGCGGCGCGACGCCGCCCGTGACCTTCGGCGCCAGCACGAGCGCGACGCCGGCGAGCCCGAGCGCCATCCCGAACCAGCCGCGCCTGGGCAGGCGCTCGTTGAACAGCGGGACGGCCAGCACGGCGGTGGCGAGCGGCTGCAGCGCGCCGAGCAGCGCCATGACACCGGCATTCAAGCCTTGCGCGACGGCCCAGTAGCTCGCGCCGAGATAAACGCCTTGCAGCAGTGCGCCCGCGATCAGGTGGCGCGGCCATTCGCGGCGGGCCGGCCACGGTGCGCGCACGACGAGCGCCACGACGCCGAACAGCGCGGCCGTGCCCGCGAAACGCGCGAGCAGGAACAGGTTGGGATCGGCGTAGGGCTTGATTGCCCGCGCAACGATGAAGCCGGTGGACCACAGCGCGACGAACGCGGCGGCGACGATCGAGGTAAGCATGCGTGACGGGCCGCGAGGCGGCCGGACAGAAACGGGAAGTCGGCCAGTATCGGGGGAAGCGGCGCCGGCGTCTTGTCGAATCCTGCACTCATGCGGGACGATGCGCGGCAGTGCCGGTCGTC
It encodes the following:
- a CDS encoding LysE family translocator, which gives rise to MISTHLLLIYLAALAAIYAVPGPDMALVLQTSIGRGVRPGMAAAAGLSLARTAHVTLSACGVAALIRSAPWLYEVIRYGGALYLAYVAIQVFRSPVFALGDGDTAATAGELRQSFVKGLLTNLLNPKALLFCSVLLPQFVRPEAGPVVWQMFELGALLVAAGVCFDLACVFGASRIAAWMRAHPLAQTVQRWTFSAALIGFALRLSMD
- the metE gene encoding 5-methyltetrahydropteroyltriglutamate--homocysteine S-methyltransferase; its protein translation is MVTTHNLGFPRIGAKRELKFGLERYWKEESSRDALKALGAELRRRHWHDQRDLDLAPIGDFAFYDQVLDMSFTLGNLPKRVQDFHGDALDNYFRVARGRSAQSAEEHAACCGGVAAGEMTKWFDTNYHYIVPEFHADTNFSLDPSRLLQQLAEANAQGVNAKPVILGPVTYLWLGKAKDDSDRLALLPKLLPVYGALLDTLTAQGVEWVQIDEPILVTELDAEWRQAFRTAYAALETRRIKLLLATYFGQLQDNLTLAASLPVDGLHVDAINARDEIDALVRELPAERVLSVGAINGRNIWKTDLNATLDWLEPLAKQLGDRLWLAPSCSLLHVPVDLASEEKLDAEIRSWLAFALQKLDELKVLATALNEGRDKVAEALAANAAAIDSRRRSPRVNNPAVKAAIARIDAQLGNRVSAYAERASKQSARLKLPAFPTTTIGSFPQTAEIRQARSQFKAGALDEGGYRAAMQAEIERSVREQESLELDVLVHGEAERNDMVEYFGEQLDGYAFSQFGWVQSYGSRCVKPPILFGDISRPKAMTVEWITYAQSLTNKPMKGMLTGPVTILNWSFVRDDQPRSVSCYQLALAIREEVLDLEKAGVRVIQIDEAALREGLPLRRAQWGEYLKWAVESFRITANGVQDDTQIHTHMCYSEFNDIIASIADMDADVITIETSRSDMELLDAFDSFRYPNEIGPGVYDIHSPNIPTQDHIVGLMRKAAERIPAERLWVNPDCGLKTRQWAEVIPALTNMVAAAKTLRNQVH
- the speB gene encoding agmatinase; this encodes MNDHTHFQPLGGNEMPRCGGIATMMRLPHVASAEGLDACFVGVPFDLGTSNRTGARFGPRQIRTESVLLRPYNMATRAAPFDSLQIADIGDVAINPYNLHDSIARIEAAYDAILEHDCKPITLGGDHTIALPILRAIHRKHGKVALIHVDAHADVNDTMMGEKIAHGTPFRRAVEEGLLHGDKVTQIGLRGTGYAAEDFDWCREQGFRVVQAEECWNKSLAPLMEEVRARVGDTPVYISFDIDGIDPAYAPGTGTPEIAGLTVPQALEIIRGAKGLNIVGCDLVEVAPPYDPFGTTALLGANLAYELLCVLPGVAYRD
- a CDS encoding LysR family transcriptional regulator; translation: MNVLGNLSTLDLRLIRVFLAVTDAGGVSAAQAVLNVGQSTISAQLSSLETRLGYRLCERGRSGFRLTPKGERFHAMSRKLLAALDEFGMAARHMDRQLVGTLNIGLIGHTPVSQNARIAEAIAAFRTRDEAVRFSISVRAPGDLEEKLLSDEIQIAVGYFWHRVPSLHYTPLFIERQVAYCGRGHPLFDGAGMLTPADVAGFEWAWRSYPLPEAQLSTTPDRVTATADNMEAVALLILSGHHLGYLPQHFAAPYVAQGLLAPLNPDELRYDVTFHMVVARNGRGNPLVEAFLEDLERAHQSPDVA
- a CDS encoding Lrp/AsnC family transcriptional regulator translates to MTELDKTDRAILAAVQRDGRLPIARLAESVGLSETPCARRLKRLESDGYIERYRAQLSRQALGFGVVAFVLVRFATHDRKVADRFEREVLGIERILACHNVAGTADYLLQVVARDLDDYGTFLRDSLRMLPGVTSIESALSLREVKHDAGLPVP
- a CDS encoding MFS transporter, which encodes MGTSVKQPKRAALASFVGTTIEWYDFYSYATAAAIVFGPLFFPGENRFISLLASFGSFAVGFFARPLGGVMFGYLGDRFGRKRSLLATLMLMAVSTVAIGLLPTHAQAGVIAPILLVLMRVLQGIAVGGEWGGAVLLAGEHAPEGKRTFFASFAQLGSASGLILSMLAFGAISTLSKDDMMSWGWRVPFLASSVLLIVGFVIRASVSESPEFEEVKKSGNIAQKPLREALKYWPLLLLAIGANVYGIAGVYFSNIFMISYATQFLSLDRSMVLHCMTIVAVLQFVVQLAAAFLAQRFGTTRVLLITGAWAAIVPFLMLPLVHMGTPLSITVGVGLATLAESGYYSVVAGFVSGIFVARIRYTAISIAYQVCGALAGGLTPLVATIIAQNTAPQWWPLAIQYTSAAVVSSLCVWLISRRVSIDDAGAPRKQDDALPRGARTV